A region of Lycium barbarum isolate Lr01 chromosome 3, ASM1917538v2, whole genome shotgun sequence DNA encodes the following proteins:
- the LOC132630798 gene encoding trihelix transcription factor GT-3a-like: MDPPLHHHHQHHQQQQHQFSTHQSVNIDTTSGGGINIGASTGGDRFPQWSIQETRDFLMIRAELDQTFMETKRNKLLWEVIATKMKEKGYNRSPEQCKCKWKNLVTRYKGCETLEPEALRQQFPFYNELQAIFGARMQRMLWIEAESGASGSKKKAISSDEEEENEDSEGEKVSKKKRKVKGNVNIGSSSGSVNLVSSFKEIMDDFMKQQMAMEMQWLKAYEAKEEERRIKEMQWRQTMEALENERLMMERRWKEREEQRRMREEARAEKRDALITTLLNKLRREDHNM; encoded by the exons ATGGATCCTCCTCTTCATCaccatcatcaacatcatcagcaGCAACAACATCAGTTTAGTACTCATCAAAGTGTGAATATAGATACAACTAGTGGTGGAGGGATTAATATCG GTGCTAGTACTGGCGGGGATAGGTTCCCTCAATGGAGTATTCAAGAAACAAGGGATTTCTTGATGATTCGAGCCGAGCTGGACCAAACTTTCATGGAAACAAAAAGGAACAAGCTTCTATGGGAAGTCATAGCCacaaagatgaaagaaaaaggtTACAATCGCAGCCCTGAACAGTGTAAATGCAAGTGGAAAAATCTTGTTACGCGCTATAAG GGATGTGAAACGCTTGAGCCGGAAGCTCTACGACAACAATTTCCATTTTACAACGAGTTGCAAGCGATTTTCGGAGCTAGGATGCAGAGAATGCTGTGGATAGAGGCAGAAAGTGGTGCCAGTGGGTCGAAGAAGAAGGCTATTTCTTCTGATGAAGAGGAAGAAAATGAGGATAGTGAAGGAGAAAAAGTTAGCAAGAAGAAAAGAAAGGTTAAGGGAAATGTTAACATTGGTAGTTCTAGTGGTAGTGTGAATTTAGTGAGTAGTTTTAAGGAGATAATGGATGATTTCATGAAGCAACAAATGGCAATGGAAATGCAATGGTTAAAAGCTTATGAAGCGAAGGAAGAAGAGAGGAGAATAAAGGAGATGCAATGGAGGCAAACAATGGAGGCTTTAGAAAATGAGAGGCTAATGATGGAAAGAAGATGGAAAGAAAGGGAAGAACAAAGGAGGATGAGAGAAGAAGCTAGAGCTGAGAAGAGGGATGCACTTATTACAACTCTTTTGAACAAGCTCAGAAGAGAAGATCACAACATGTGA
- the LOC132630797 gene encoding uncharacterized protein LOC132630797 isoform X4, giving the protein MNPSKFENSGMGSTFKTNKHAYIPPGALASRRGKSLKPSGSVRVMAEQKTPIGQSKNFNASTSYQHEPAQNNILVPPGFDQIEDDVSLSTEVEVMQDTQTNETIVGPRESEKAKKVRGKNICKNVARLKPGEKLSVTFYQNRAVGKHTTSFVRHLGILVRDRNMCPLRVHSWKDIEEDKLEHMWNAVTDKFVCDNMNDQKEHVLQHMRRLWNNWRGSLHNNMKSKPFRDALKDVPREINESDWEWLVKEHFLSDKFKETSTRNSINRSKLRMPHRTGSKPIRQITYELGGKDGKPPSMDTMFFQTRKKDNKLVEPETIAKYAEIQKLVQSDSSLTTIEVVEKCFGPQRKSHVVGFGGGITAKELKGGNSSKAALLNKLNASEKENESLKRRMDELENKCERMDELESKYERLASAVFGQPSSPSSSNDQ; this is encoded by the exons ATGAATCCATCAAAATTTGAGAACTCTGGAATGGGATCAACTTTCAAGACTAATAAGCATGCATACATTCCACCTGGTGCCTTAGCAAGTAGACGAGGGAAAAGCTTAAAACCTTCGGGCTCCGTAAGAGTAATGGCTGAACAAAAAACTCCAATTGGCCAAAGTAAAAATTTTAATGCATCCACATCTTATCAACATGAGCCAGCACAGAATAATATCCTTGTACCTCCTGGTTTTGATCAAATTGAAGATGATGTTTCCCTCTCTACAGAAGTTGAAGTGATGCAAGATACTCAGACAAACGAAACAA TTGTAGGTCCTCGTGAATCTGAGAAAGCAAAAAAGGTGAGAGGAAAGAACATTTGTAAAAATGTTGCAAGACTCAAACCTGGAGAAAAGTTGAGCGTCACTTTTTACCAGAATCGAGCTGTTGGGAAGCATACTACCTCGTTTGTGAGACACTTGGGTATTTTAGTTCGTGATCGTAATATGTGCCCATTGAGGGTACACTCCTGGAAGGACATCGAAGAAGATAAGCTAGAACACATGTGGAATGCTGTTACT GATAAATTTGTCTGTGACAACATGAATGATCAAAAAGAACATGTCTTACAACATATGAGAAGGTTATGGAATAACTGGAGAGGATCACTGCACAATAATATGAAGTCTAAGCCATTCCGCGATGCTCTAAAAGATGTGCCAAGGGAGATAAACGAGAGTGATTGGGAATGGCTGGTTAAGGAGCATTTCTTAAGTGACAAGTTTAAG GAAACAAGTACAAGAAACTCCATCAATAGGTCTAAGTTGAGAATGCCTCATCGTACGGGTAGTAAGCCTATTAGACAGATAACATATGAATTG GGAGGTAAAGATGGTAAACCACCAAGCATGGATACTATGTTCTTCCAGACTCGTAAGAAGGATAACAAGCTTGTCGAACCTGAAACAATTGCAAAATAT GCTGAAATCCAAAAATTGGTTCAATCTGATTCGTCACTTACAACTATTGAAGTCGTAGAAAAGTGTTTTGGACCTCAACGTAAGAGTCATGTAGTTGGATTTGGTGGTGGGATAACCGCTAAAGAGTTGAAAGGTGGTAACTCTTCAAAGGCTGCCTTGTTAAATAAGTTGAATGcaagtgaaaaagaaaatgaatCACTAAAAAGACGCATGGATGAGTTAGAGAATAAATGTGAACGCATGGATGAGCTAGAGAGTAAATATGAACGGCTTGCAAGTGCAGTGTTTGGTCAGCCTTCATCACCATCATCTTCAAATGATCAATAG
- the LOC132630797 gene encoding uncharacterized protein LOC132630797 isoform X1 — METKFNRNEQNYDGGAIESDGGLAVFSQPENFLGSVDTAGVLDSSEFEQAHFYILKNCDEIQPFLEEFSQIPVDTSKNNSDIEWNRQFVSWLKIKVDMNPSKFENSGMGSTFKTNKHAYIPPGALASRRGKSLKPSGSVRVMAEQKTPIGQSKNFNASTSYQHEPAQNNILVPPGFDQIEDDVSLSTEVEVMQDTQTNETIVGPRESEKAKKVRGKNICKNVARLKPGEKLSVTFYQNRAVGKHTTSFVRHLGILVRDRNMCPLRVHSWKDIEEDKLEHMWNAVTDKFVCDNMNDQKEHVLQHMRRLWNNWRGSLHNNMKSKPFRDALKDVPREINESDWEWLVKEHFLSDKFKETSTRNSINRSKLRMPHRTGSKPIRQITYELGGKDGKPPSMDTMFFQTRKKDNKLVEPETIAKYAEIQKLVQSDSSLTTIEVVEKCFGPQRKSHVVGFGGGITAKELKGGNSSKAALLNKLNASEKENESLKRRMDELENKCERMDELESKYERLASAVFGQPSSPSSSNDQ; from the exons ATGGAAACAAAATTTAATCGCAATGAACAGAATTATGATGGTGGTGCTATTGAATCTGATGGAGGTTTAGCAGTTTTTTCTCAACCTGAAAATTTTTTAGGCAGTGTCGACACAGCGGGCGTTCTTGATTCATCAGAATTTGAGCAggcacatttttatattttgaagaaCTGTGATGAAATTCAACCATTTCTCGA AGAATTTTCACAAATTCCAGTTGATACATCTAAAAACAATTCAGATATTGAATGGAATAGACAATTCGTTAGTTGGTTAAAAATAAag GTTGACATGAATCCATCAAAATTTGAGAACTCTGGAATGGGATCAACTTTCAAGACTAATAAGCATGCATACATTCCACCTGGTGCCTTAGCAAGTAGACGAGGGAAAAGCTTAAAACCTTCGGGCTCCGTAAGAGTAATGGCTGAACAAAAAACTCCAATTGGCCAAAGTAAAAATTTTAATGCATCCACATCTTATCAACATGAGCCAGCACAGAATAATATCCTTGTACCTCCTGGTTTTGATCAAATTGAAGATGATGTTTCCCTCTCTACAGAAGTTGAAGTGATGCAAGATACTCAGACAAACGAAACAA TTGTAGGTCCTCGTGAATCTGAGAAAGCAAAAAAGGTGAGAGGAAAGAACATTTGTAAAAATGTTGCAAGACTCAAACCTGGAGAAAAGTTGAGCGTCACTTTTTACCAGAATCGAGCTGTTGGGAAGCATACTACCTCGTTTGTGAGACACTTGGGTATTTTAGTTCGTGATCGTAATATGTGCCCATTGAGGGTACACTCCTGGAAGGACATCGAAGAAGATAAGCTAGAACACATGTGGAATGCTGTTACT GATAAATTTGTCTGTGACAACATGAATGATCAAAAAGAACATGTCTTACAACATATGAGAAGGTTATGGAATAACTGGAGAGGATCACTGCACAATAATATGAAGTCTAAGCCATTCCGCGATGCTCTAAAAGATGTGCCAAGGGAGATAAACGAGAGTGATTGGGAATGGCTGGTTAAGGAGCATTTCTTAAGTGACAAGTTTAAG GAAACAAGTACAAGAAACTCCATCAATAGGTCTAAGTTGAGAATGCCTCATCGTACGGGTAGTAAGCCTATTAGACAGATAACATATGAATTG GGAGGTAAAGATGGTAAACCACCAAGCATGGATACTATGTTCTTCCAGACTCGTAAGAAGGATAACAAGCTTGTCGAACCTGAAACAATTGCAAAATAT GCTGAAATCCAAAAATTGGTTCAATCTGATTCGTCACTTACAACTATTGAAGTCGTAGAAAAGTGTTTTGGACCTCAACGTAAGAGTCATGTAGTTGGATTTGGTGGTGGGATAACCGCTAAAGAGTTGAAAGGTGGTAACTCTTCAAAGGCTGCCTTGTTAAATAAGTTGAATGcaagtgaaaaagaaaatgaatCACTAAAAAGACGCATGGATGAGTTAGAGAATAAATGTGAACGCATGGATGAGCTAGAGAGTAAATATGAACGGCTTGCAAGTGCAGTGTTTGGTCAGCCTTCATCACCATCATCTTCAAATGATCAATAG
- the LOC132630797 gene encoding uncharacterized protein LOC132630797 isoform X2 yields the protein MTLCSRYLHTMETKFNRNEQNYDGGAIESDGGLAVFSQPENFLGSVDTAGVLDSSEFEQAHFYILKNCDEIQPFLEEFSQIPVDTSKNNSDIEWNRQFVSWLKIKVDMNPSKFENSGMGSTFKTNKHAYIPPGALASRRGKSLKPSGSVRVMAEQKTPIGQSKNFNASTSYQHEPAQNNILVPPGFDQIEDDVSLSTEVEVMQDTQTNETIVGPRESEKAKKVRGKNICKNVARLKPGEKLSVTFYQNRAVGKHTTSFVRHLGILVRDRNMCPLRVHSWKDIEEDKLEHMWNAVTDKFVCDNMNDQKEHVLQHMRRLWNNWRGSLHNNMKSKPFRDALKDVPREINESDWEWLVKEHFLSDKFKETSTRNSINRSKLRMPHRTGSKPIRQITYELGGKDGKPPSMDTMFFQTRKKDNKLVEPETIAKYAEIQKLVQSDSSLTTIEVVEKCFGPQRKSHVVGFGGGITAKELKGGNSSKAALLNKLNASEKENESLKRRMDELENKCERMDELESKYERLASAVFGQPSSPSSSNDQ from the exons ATGACCTTATGTTCAAGGTATTTGCATACGATGGAAACAAAATTTAATCGCAATGAACAGAATTATGATGGTGGTGCTATTGAATCTGATGGAGGTTTAGCAGTTTTTTCTCAACCTGAAAATTTTTTAGGCAGTGTCGACACAGCGGGCGTTCTTGATTCATCAGAATTTGAGCAggcacatttttatattttgaagaaCTGTGATGAAATTCAACCATTTCTCGA AGAATTTTCACAAATTCCAGTTGATACATCTAAAAACAATTCAGATATTGAATGGAATAGACAATTCGTTAGTTGGTTAAAAATAAag GTTGACATGAATCCATCAAAATTTGAGAACTCTGGAATGGGATCAACTTTCAAGACTAATAAGCATGCATACATTCCACCTGGTGCCTTAGCAAGTAGACGAGGGAAAAGCTTAAAACCTTCGGGCTCCGTAAGAGTAATGGCTGAACAAAAAACTCCAATTGGCCAAAGTAAAAATTTTAATGCATCCACATCTTATCAACATGAGCCAGCACAGAATAATATCCTTGTACCTCCTGGTTTTGATCAAATTGAAGATGATGTTTCCCTCTCTACAGAAGTTGAAGTGATGCAAGATACTCAGACAAACGAAACAA TTGTAGGTCCTCGTGAATCTGAGAAAGCAAAAAAGGTGAGAGGAAAGAACATTTGTAAAAATGTTGCAAGACTCAAACCTGGAGAAAAGTTGAGCGTCACTTTTTACCAGAATCGAGCTGTTGGGAAGCATACTACCTCGTTTGTGAGACACTTGGGTATTTTAGTTCGTGATCGTAATATGTGCCCATTGAGGGTACACTCCTGGAAGGACATCGAAGAAGATAAGCTAGAACACATGTGGAATGCTGTTACT GATAAATTTGTCTGTGACAACATGAATGATCAAAAAGAACATGTCTTACAACATATGAGAAGGTTATGGAATAACTGGAGAGGATCACTGCACAATAATATGAAGTCTAAGCCATTCCGCGATGCTCTAAAAGATGTGCCAAGGGAGATAAACGAGAGTGATTGGGAATGGCTGGTTAAGGAGCATTTCTTAAGTGACAAGTTTAAG GAAACAAGTACAAGAAACTCCATCAATAGGTCTAAGTTGAGAATGCCTCATCGTACGGGTAGTAAGCCTATTAGACAGATAACATATGAATTG GGAGGTAAAGATGGTAAACCACCAAGCATGGATACTATGTTCTTCCAGACTCGTAAGAAGGATAACAAGCTTGTCGAACCTGAAACAATTGCAAAATAT GCTGAAATCCAAAAATTGGTTCAATCTGATTCGTCACTTACAACTATTGAAGTCGTAGAAAAGTGTTTTGGACCTCAACGTAAGAGTCATGTAGTTGGATTTGGTGGTGGGATAACCGCTAAAGAGTTGAAAGGTGGTAACTCTTCAAAGGCTGCCTTGTTAAATAAGTTGAATGcaagtgaaaaagaaaatgaatCACTAAAAAGACGCATGGATGAGTTAGAGAATAAATGTGAACGCATGGATGAGCTAGAGAGTAAATATGAACGGCTTGCAAGTGCAGTGTTTGGTCAGCCTTCATCACCATCATCTTCAAATGATCAATAG
- the LOC132630534 gene encoding uncharacterized protein LOC132630534, whose protein sequence is MVRSHLIVYGIIESYTFWYHHGERLGEPQSDSEFVNDNDIEKDDDEDEDEIPEILRDLYPAFNGDNMNTGSDDFVEEEPNPEAKRFYSLLKDFEQPLYECSKASKLSAMVKLLHIKSIGHWSNASFTMLLKMLKEDLLPDGSNLPGSYYEAKKIIRDLGLSYKKIDVCKNNCMLYWKDDKFLESCKVCGASRWKEDKRNGETKSKCGKKIPCKILRYFPLMPRLQRLFMSSKTTSLMRWHFDERVDDGIMRHPADSVAWKTLDELHPSFATEPRNVRLGLASDGFQPFKSSKTPYSIWPVVLIPYNLPPWLCMKQENFILSMLIPCPESPGDAIDVYLQPLIEELKELLETGVETFDASTRQNFMLHAALLWTINDFPAYANLSGWSTKGKLACPCCNKETLSIRLENGKKQCYMRHRRFLPLNHNWRNDKDSFDGTKERKKPPKILSGNDILDQVADLDGITLSKDPKKKTKISHDSRGDNWNKKSIFFDLPYWKTLLSRHNLDVMHIEKNICDNILGTILNVNGKTKDTLNSRMDLQAMNIKKELHPIKRGDKYELPTACYTLSPEEKHKFFTFLKNLQVPDGFSSNISQCVNLKDRKLLGLKSHDCHVILQHLLPLAIRGMLCKSVLEPLIELSIFFNMLGAKCLRVDELEQIEAQIPITLCKLKKVFIPAFFDIMVHLPIHLANEAKIAGPIQY, encoded by the coding sequence ATGGTTAGGTCACATTTAATAGTATATGGAATAATCGAAAGTTATACTTTTTGGTATCATCACGGGGAGAGGTTAGGTGAGCCGCAGTCAGATTCTGAATTTGTAAACGATAATGACATTGAAAaggatgatgatgaggatgaggatGAAATACCTGAGATCTTAAGGGATTTATACCCCGCTTTCAATGGAGATAATATGAACACCGGTAGTGATGATTTTGTTGAGGAGGAACCAAATCCTGAAGCAAAACGATTCTATAGCCTGTTAAAGGATTTTGAGCAACCATTATACGAATGTTCAAAAGCTTCTAAACTTTCTGCTATGGTTAAATTGCTTCATATTAAAAGTATTGGTCATTGGAGTAATGCATCATTTACAATGTTGTTGAAGATGCTGAAGGAAGATTTATTACCTGATGGATCAAACTTGCCAGGTTCATATTACGAGGCAAAGAAGATAATTCGGGACCTTGGTCTTTCTTACAAGAAGATTGATGTGTGTAAGAATAATTGCATGTTATATTGGAAGGATGATAAGTTTCTTGAGTCTTGCAAAGTTTGCGGCGCATCTAGATGGAAGGAGGATAAACGTAACGGGGAAACAAAATCTAAATGTGGGAAAAAGATACCATGCAAGATTTTACGTTATTTTCCTCTAATGCCCAGACTTCAAAGATTGTttatgtcctcgaaaacaacttCTTTGATGAGATGGCATTTTGATGAAAGAGTTGATGATGGAATAATGAGGCACCCGGCTGATTCAGTAGCATGGAAGACACTTGATGAACTTCACCCATCTTTTGCCACCGAGCCTCGTAATGTTCGACTTGGACTTGCTAGTGATGGTTTTCAACCATTTAAAAGTTCCAAAACTCCGTATAGCATTTGGCCTGTGGTACTTATTCCTTATAATTTACCACCTTGGTTATGCATGAAGCAAGAGAATTTTATTTTATCGATGCTTATTCCTTGTCCTGAAAGTCCCGGAGATGCAATTGATGTTTATCTCCAACCTTTGATAGAGGAATTAAAGGAATTATTGGAAACTGGAGTTGAGACCTTTGATGCGTCAACTAGACAGAATTTTATGTTACATGCAGCTTTGTTATGGACCATTAATGACTTTCCAGCATATGCAAATTTGTCGGGATGGAGTACCAAAGGAAAATTGGCTTGCCCATGTTGCAATAAAGAAACTCTTTCAATTAGGTTGGAAAATGGTAAAAAGCAGTGTTATATGCGCCATAGACGCTTTCTTCCTCTTAATCACAATTGGCGGAATGATAAAGATTCATTTGATGGCACTAAGGAGCGGAAAAAACCACCAAAAATTCTATCTGGTAATGACATACTTGATCAAGTGGCTGATTTAGATGGGATAACACTATCAAAAGATCCAAAGAAGAAGACCAAAATATCACATGATAGTAGGGGTGATAATTGGAATAAGAAGAGTATTTTCTTTGATCTTCCATATTGGAAAACATTACTGTCGCGACATAATTTAGATGTGATGCACATTGAGAAAAATATATGTGATAATATTTTGGGGACAATCTTAAATGTGAATGGAAAAACCAAAGATACATTGAATTCTCGGATGGATTTGCAAGCAATGAACATAAAGAAAGAATTGCATCCGATAAAAAGAGGGGATAAATATGAGTTACCAACTGCATGTTACACATTGTCTCCTGAAGAAAAGCATAAGTTTTTCACTTTCTTAAAGAATTTACAGGTCCCAGATGGATTTTCATCAAATATTTCTCAATGTGTCAACCTGAAAGATCGCAAACTTTTAGGCTTGAAAAGTCATGATTGCCATGTTATTCTACAACATTTACTCCCACTTGCGATACGTGGTATGCTCTGCAAATCTGTGCTTGAACCACTTATTGAGTTGTCTATATTTTTCAACATGCTTGGAGCGAAATGCTTAAGAGTAGATGAGCTAGAGCAAATAGAAGCCCAAATTCCTATAACTCTGTGCAAGTTAAAAAAGGTCTTCATTCCTGCATTTTTTGATATCATGGTCCACTTGCCAATTCATTTAGCAAATGAAGCTAAGATTGCGGGACCTATTCAATATTGA
- the LOC132630797 gene encoding uncharacterized protein LOC132630797 isoform X3: METKFNRNEQNYDGGAIESDGGLAVFSQPENFLGSVDTAGVLDSSEFEQAHFYILKNCDEIQPFLEEFSQIPVDTSKNNSDIEWNRQFVSWLKIKVDMNPSKFENSGMGSTFKTNKHAYIPPGALASRRGKSLKPSGSVRVMAEQKTPIGQSKNFNASTSYQHEPAQNNILVPPGFDQIEDDVSLSTEVEVMQDTQTNETSPRESEKAKKVRGKNICKNVARLKPGEKLSVTFYQNRAVGKHTTSFVRHLGILVRDRNMCPLRVHSWKDIEEDKLEHMWNAVTDKFVCDNMNDQKEHVLQHMRRLWNNWRGSLHNNMKSKPFRDALKDVPREINESDWEWLVKEHFLSDKFKETSTRNSINRSKLRMPHRTGSKPIRQITYELGGKDGKPPSMDTMFFQTRKKDNKLVEPETIAKYAEIQKLVQSDSSLTTIEVVEKCFGPQRKSHVVGFGGGITAKELKGGNSSKAALLNKLNASEKENESLKRRMDELENKCERMDELESKYERLASAVFGQPSSPSSSNDQ, from the exons ATGGAAACAAAATTTAATCGCAATGAACAGAATTATGATGGTGGTGCTATTGAATCTGATGGAGGTTTAGCAGTTTTTTCTCAACCTGAAAATTTTTTAGGCAGTGTCGACACAGCGGGCGTTCTTGATTCATCAGAATTTGAGCAggcacatttttatattttgaagaaCTGTGATGAAATTCAACCATTTCTCGA AGAATTTTCACAAATTCCAGTTGATACATCTAAAAACAATTCAGATATTGAATGGAATAGACAATTCGTTAGTTGGTTAAAAATAAag GTTGACATGAATCCATCAAAATTTGAGAACTCTGGAATGGGATCAACTTTCAAGACTAATAAGCATGCATACATTCCACCTGGTGCCTTAGCAAGTAGACGAGGGAAAAGCTTAAAACCTTCGGGCTCCGTAAGAGTAATGGCTGAACAAAAAACTCCAATTGGCCAAAGTAAAAATTTTAATGCATCCACATCTTATCAACATGAGCCAGCACAGAATAATATCCTTGTACCTCCTGGTTTTGATCAAATTGAAGATGATGTTTCCCTCTCTACAGAAGTTGAAGTGATGCAAGATACTCAGACAAACGAAACAA GTCCTCGTGAATCTGAGAAAGCAAAAAAGGTGAGAGGAAAGAACATTTGTAAAAATGTTGCAAGACTCAAACCTGGAGAAAAGTTGAGCGTCACTTTTTACCAGAATCGAGCTGTTGGGAAGCATACTACCTCGTTTGTGAGACACTTGGGTATTTTAGTTCGTGATCGTAATATGTGCCCATTGAGGGTACACTCCTGGAAGGACATCGAAGAAGATAAGCTAGAACACATGTGGAATGCTGTTACT GATAAATTTGTCTGTGACAACATGAATGATCAAAAAGAACATGTCTTACAACATATGAGAAGGTTATGGAATAACTGGAGAGGATCACTGCACAATAATATGAAGTCTAAGCCATTCCGCGATGCTCTAAAAGATGTGCCAAGGGAGATAAACGAGAGTGATTGGGAATGGCTGGTTAAGGAGCATTTCTTAAGTGACAAGTTTAAG GAAACAAGTACAAGAAACTCCATCAATAGGTCTAAGTTGAGAATGCCTCATCGTACGGGTAGTAAGCCTATTAGACAGATAACATATGAATTG GGAGGTAAAGATGGTAAACCACCAAGCATGGATACTATGTTCTTCCAGACTCGTAAGAAGGATAACAAGCTTGTCGAACCTGAAACAATTGCAAAATAT GCTGAAATCCAAAAATTGGTTCAATCTGATTCGTCACTTACAACTATTGAAGTCGTAGAAAAGTGTTTTGGACCTCAACGTAAGAGTCATGTAGTTGGATTTGGTGGTGGGATAACCGCTAAAGAGTTGAAAGGTGGTAACTCTTCAAAGGCTGCCTTGTTAAATAAGTTGAATGcaagtgaaaaagaaaatgaatCACTAAAAAGACGCATGGATGAGTTAGAGAATAAATGTGAACGCATGGATGAGCTAGAGAGTAAATATGAACGGCTTGCAAGTGCAGTGTTTGGTCAGCCTTCATCACCATCATCTTCAAATGATCAATAG